Proteins from a single region of Terriglobia bacterium:
- a CDS encoding pitrilysin family protein, with protein MLILLASLIFFLQAAQIVEPYTFREDQGQTTKVILKNGLTVIIREQQALPLTSITTYVKAGYFDEDDRISGISHVIEHMFFKGTSTRPVGAIARETQALGGYLNAHTYYDRTVYETEGPSENLNKALEIQADALWNSTYDAGELKKEIEVVLQENNRKLDNPPAVASEKLYATAFEQHRMRRWRIGTPEGLRALTRDDIVAYVKKYYRPSNIILSIAGQLDIEETINEVVKLYGGIPADDNPVEHDSGPAEPEQTAARYMWQRGPIEQDHVALGFHTPGILSDDARALEVLAAIMGEGRASVLNQFVRDEQGLITSGSADELAFPDLGYFEVDLETSKPLDAQIAVLAEIENIKRNGVTNEQVARAKALIAQNRYHSLETVDGIAFDLAYYEALGDWNKSPRYLPSIQKVSADDVARVAKKYLTNTNLSAFEYLPEMMPRTLGFNVNDYRAAVLDKVAAAVVPRDVQELRVVAGIPSPDNSVVQDMVKPITKRSILRGPDVYVVEDHRLPLVSFGLFYPGGRLYESPRNAGITELMLRSAIRGTKRFNSEDIARRLENAGARIQVVNEPDFFGYIVEGLSGKMDQALDILIQILQQPAFEDDDVQKEKVLQIARIRKLRENNFSYPVSLFFQTLFGSDHAYGRTSIGSEATVTPLTKEDLQAWFKTNERQLVPTIIIDGDTSGTGLVAPLADALTNADLHEREISSLPAPSLKPESKEFVETVPRQQTAMVYGFPGVSRSGKDRYAMVVLENIVSGLGGRFFDVIRDKQGLAYTVRTENAFFTKGGAIYTYVAFSPENEAKVKDALDKEMDRLRKDGVTAEELNKSQAYSIGEFAIGMQTRRGSVLEYARSIYGGEPNPNYAAGIESVTADDVKRAAQMYLDPKLLRIAVVRGKRD; from the coding sequence ATGTTGATCCTCTTAGCCTCTCTAATCTTTTTTCTGCAGGCGGCGCAAATCGTGGAACCATACACGTTTCGAGAAGACCAGGGACAGACCACCAAGGTCATCCTTAAAAATGGACTCACTGTCATCATTCGCGAACAGCAGGCCTTACCGCTGACCAGCATCACGACGTATGTCAAAGCGGGCTACTTCGACGAAGACGATCGCATCTCCGGCATCTCCCATGTGATCGAACACATGTTCTTCAAGGGCACCTCCACACGTCCCGTCGGCGCCATCGCCCGCGAGACGCAGGCTCTCGGCGGATACCTTAATGCGCACACCTACTACGACCGCACCGTGTATGAAACGGAAGGCCCCTCCGAGAATCTGAACAAGGCTCTCGAGATTCAGGCCGACGCGCTGTGGAATTCGACCTACGACGCGGGCGAGTTGAAAAAAGAAATTGAAGTCGTTCTTCAGGAGAACAATCGCAAGCTCGATAATCCTCCGGCTGTTGCTTCCGAAAAGCTGTACGCCACGGCTTTCGAGCAGCACCGCATGCGCCGCTGGCGGATCGGGACACCGGAAGGCCTGCGCGCGCTGACCCGCGATGACATCGTTGCCTATGTCAAGAAGTACTACCGGCCTTCGAACATCATTCTTTCGATCGCGGGCCAACTCGACATCGAGGAAACGATCAATGAAGTCGTGAAGCTCTACGGCGGCATTCCTGCGGACGATAACCCGGTTGAACACGACAGCGGTCCCGCCGAGCCCGAGCAGACTGCTGCCCGGTACATGTGGCAGCGCGGCCCCATCGAACAGGATCACGTGGCTCTCGGTTTCCATACGCCCGGCATCCTCTCCGACGATGCCCGCGCCCTCGAAGTGCTTGCGGCCATCATGGGCGAAGGCCGCGCGTCGGTTCTGAACCAGTTTGTCCGCGACGAACAGGGATTGATCACAAGCGGCTCGGCCGACGAACTCGCCTTCCCGGACCTGGGCTATTTTGAAGTCGACCTCGAGACTTCGAAGCCGCTGGATGCCCAGATCGCCGTCCTTGCCGAAATCGAGAACATCAAAAGGAACGGCGTCACCAACGAGCAGGTGGCGCGGGCAAAGGCGCTCATTGCGCAGAATCGCTATCACTCGCTGGAAACCGTCGACGGTATAGCTTTCGACCTTGCATATTACGAGGCGCTCGGCGACTGGAACAAGTCGCCCCGCTACCTGCCGTCAATCCAGAAGGTTTCCGCCGACGATGTCGCGCGCGTGGCGAAGAAATACCTCACGAACACGAACCTCTCGGCATTCGAATATCTCCCTGAGATGATGCCGCGCACCCTCGGTTTTAACGTCAACGACTACCGCGCAGCCGTGCTCGATAAAGTGGCGGCCGCCGTCGTGCCGCGCGACGTCCAGGAATTGCGCGTCGTTGCCGGGATTCCATCGCCCGACAACAGCGTGGTTCAGGACATGGTGAAGCCCATCACCAAGCGATCGATCCTGCGCGGCCCCGACGTCTACGTCGTGGAGGATCACCGGCTGCCGCTGGTTTCATTCGGATTGTTTTATCCCGGCGGCCGCCTCTACGAGTCGCCCCGGAATGCCGGCATTACGGAACTGATGCTGCGCTCTGCCATCCGCGGCACGAAGCGATTCAACTCCGAAGACATCGCGCGGCGTCTCGAAAATGCCGGCGCGCGTATCCAGGTGGTGAACGAGCCGGATTTCTTCGGCTACATCGTCGAAGGCCTCAGCGGAAAGATGGATCAGGCTCTCGATATCCTGATTCAGATCCTGCAGCAACCCGCCTTCGAGGACGACGACGTCCAGAAGGAAAAGGTCCTCCAGATCGCGCGCATCAGGAAACTTCGCGAGAATAATTTTTCGTATCCTGTGAGTCTGTTCTTCCAGACGCTGTTCGGCAGCGATCACGCCTACGGCCGGACCTCGATCGGCAGCGAAGCTACGGTGACGCCGCTGACCAAGGAAGATCTGCAGGCCTGGTTCAAGACGAATGAGCGGCAGCTGGTTCCAACGATCATCATCGACGGCGATACCAGCGGAACGGGGCTCGTCGCTCCACTTGCGGATGCCCTGACCAACGCTGATCTCCACGAAAGGGAAATCTCGTCGCTGCCCGCTCCCTCATTGAAGCCGGAATCAAAGGAGTTCGTCGAGACGGTTCCGCGGCAGCAGACCGCGATGGTCTACGGATTTCCCGGCGTGAGCCGCTCGGGCAAGGATCGCTACGCGATGGTCGTCCTGGAGAATATTGTTTCGGGGCTGGGCGGCCGCTTCTTCGATGTCATTCGAGACAAACAGGGGCTGGCGTATACCGTGAGGACCGAGAACGCGTTCTTCACCAAAGGCGGAGCAATCTATACATACGTTGCGTTTTCGCCGGAGAACGAGGCGAAGGTGAAGGATGCGCTCGACAAGGAGATGGACCGCCTGCGAAAAGATGGCGTCACCGCGGAAGAGTTGAATAAGTCGCAGGCGTACTCGATCGGGGAATTTGCCATCGGCATGCAGACACGGCGGGGAAGCGTGCTGGAGTACGCCAGATCGATCTACGGCGGAGAGCCGAACCCGAATTACGCCGCCGGAATCGAAAGCGTGACGGCGGATGACGTGAAGCGTGCCGCGCAGATGTATCTCGATCCGAAGCTGTTGAGGATTGCGGTTGTGCGAGGAAAACGGGATTAA